Proteins found in one Deltaproteobacteria bacterium genomic segment:
- a CDS encoding DNA-binding protein translates to MAKKLYRPDEAAEILSVSRWTIYRWVRDEKLRSTKLGRGSLRIFRDSIEELIRNGADEQRL, encoded by the coding sequence ATGGCGAAGAAACTCTACAGGCCCGACGAGGCCGCCGAGATACTCTCCGTCAGCCGGTGGACCATATACAGGTGGGTCAGGGACGAAAAGCTCAGGAGCACGAAACTGGGGCGCGGCAGCCTGCGCATATTCCGCGACTCCATCGAAGAGCTCATAAGAAACGGAGCCGACGAGCAGCGGCTCTGA
- a CDS encoding ferritin, with translation MGMTEESRKKIIDILNIDRAHELANIIQYMGHHYEARGLESMSVKGFFKESAINEMTHAERLAERVSALGGIPVQKPTPVKRGGTLEEMLRDDLAVERAAIERYREHIRICAEEGDTTTRRLLEELLEDEEGHADTIEQLLGE, from the coding sequence ATGGGAATGACCGAAGAGAGCAGGAAGAAGATCATAGATATCCTTAATATCGACAGGGCGCACGAACTGGCCAACATCATCCAATACATGGGACACCACTACGAGGCCAGGGGGCTTGAGAGCATGTCGGTAAAGGGGTTCTTCAAGGAGAGCGCCATAAACGAGATGACCCATGCCGAGCGTCTCGCCGAGCGGGTGAGCGCGCTGGGCGGTATCCCCGTGCAGAAGCCCACGCCCGTAAAGCGCGGAGGCACGCTCGAAGAGATGCTGCGCGACGACCTCGCCGTCGAGCGTGCGGCCATAGAGCGCTACAGGGAGCACATAAGGATCTGCGCCGAAGAGGGAGATACCACGACGCGACGGCTTCTCGAGGAGCTCCTCGAGGACGAAGAAGGCCATGCCGACACCATCGAGCAGCTCCTGGGCGAGTGA
- the pyk gene encoding pyruvate kinase, with the protein MGARRLLILFIMRRRAKIVATLGPASSDEAVVDGLVEAGVDCFRLNFSHGDHEGHGRAITTVRAVARRRGRAVAIMQDLQGPRIRVGSLGEGALELVRGESVLVAPAATRGSGSRAIPIDWGGLDVRLEEGDRLLIDDGLVEVRIREAAPQPGLYRAEVVTGGAVKSRKGVNLPGVKLSGPAVTDRDRADLAFGIAAGVDMVTLSFVGSAADMKRLRGLVDGLLPAGADPPWLVAKIERAEALADLDAIVEAADAVMVARGDLGIEIPLERVPLVQKEIIRRCVTAGKPVITATQMLESMTRNARPTRAEVTDVAQAVMDGTDALMLSAETSTGTRPVEAVRIMARIIEEVEASPYGKTAAAGTDTNRHREVTALARAADELARLTEARAIVTMTLGGSNARLLARLRPDRQIWAFTPNERTQRRLSLIWGVRAKLLSGLDTTTDAFMETVTERLRADGDVRKGDRVVIIASHPMREVGQSSHMNTVKIEEI; encoded by the coding sequence ATGGGCGCAAGAAGACTGCTAATACTCTTTATCATGCGAAGGCGCGCGAAGATAGTGGCCACCCTGGGGCCGGCGTCGTCGGACGAAGCGGTCGTCGATGGACTCGTCGAGGCCGGCGTGGACTGCTTCAGGCTCAACTTCTCGCACGGCGATCACGAAGGCCACGGACGGGCCATAACGACCGTCAGGGCTGTGGCCCGGCGCAGGGGCCGCGCCGTGGCGATCATGCAGGACCTCCAGGGACCGCGCATCAGGGTGGGGAGCCTCGGTGAAGGAGCGCTGGAGCTCGTGCGCGGCGAGAGCGTCCTCGTAGCCCCGGCCGCAACGCGCGGGAGCGGGTCCCGCGCCATCCCCATCGACTGGGGAGGGCTCGACGTGAGGCTCGAAGAGGGCGACAGGCTCCTCATAGACGACGGCCTCGTGGAAGTGAGGATAAGGGAAGCGGCGCCGCAGCCCGGCCTTTACAGGGCCGAGGTCGTAACGGGCGGCGCGGTCAAGAGCCGCAAGGGGGTCAACCTCCCCGGCGTAAAACTCTCCGGCCCCGCCGTAACGGACAGGGACAGGGCGGACCTCGCCTTCGGGATCGCGGCGGGCGTGGACATGGTGACGCTCTCCTTTGTCGGTTCGGCGGCCGACATGAAGCGGCTGCGCGGGCTCGTGGACGGGCTCCTGCCCGCAGGGGCCGACCCGCCGTGGCTCGTGGCTAAGATAGAGAGGGCCGAGGCCCTCGCCGACCTCGACGCCATCGTCGAGGCCGCGGACGCCGTCATGGTGGCAAGGGGGGACCTGGGCATAGAGATACCCCTTGAGCGGGTCCCGCTGGTCCAGAAGGAGATCATAAGAAGGTGCGTCACCGCCGGCAAACCGGTCATCACGGCGACCCAGATGCTCGAGTCCATGACGCGCAACGCAAGGCCCACGCGGGCCGAGGTGACCGACGTGGCCCAGGCCGTCATGGACGGCACCGACGCCCTCATGCTCTCGGCGGAGACATCGACGGGCACCCGGCCCGTGGAGGCCGTCCGAATCATGGCCCGCATCATAGAGGAGGTCGAGGCCTCGCCCTACGGCAAGACTGCGGCGGCGGGGACCGACACGAACCGCCACCGGGAGGTGACGGCCCTGGCAAGGGCGGCCGACGAGCTTGCAAGGCTCACCGAGGCGCGCGCCATAGTGACCATGACGCTGGGGGGATCCAACGCGAGACTGCTCGCCAGGCTGCGCCCCGACCGGCAGATATGGGCCTTCACGCCGAACGAAAGGACACAGAGAAGGCTCTCGCTCATCTGGGGCGTGAGGGCGAAGCTGCTGAGCGGCCTCGACACCACTACCGACGCCTTCATGGAGACGGTGACCGAGCGCCTCAGGGCCGACGGCGACGTCCGGAAGGGGGACCGCGTCGTCATAATCGCAAGCCATCCCATGAGAGAGGTCGGCCAGTCGAGCCACATGAACACGGTGAAGATAGAGGAGATATGA
- a CDS encoding class I SAM-dependent methyltransferase gives MTDLGRPGVVAELRRRIGRGGPVTFAEFMEVALYWPDGGYYMAGEPWGRGGDYVTSLDAGEVFAAAVTVQLFEMWRRLGSPGRFTLVEAGAGRGRFGLGVARCAESRYRDFHDALHVRLVDRRYGGGLGPEMDGAQAGDGGEGPGAKVSLHEGLDGLGTVEAGCLISNELVDALPVHRVVGSEDGLREIYVDYRQGRGFFEVAGPPSTPELADFLSTVGAGALPPGWRAEVGLEAARWIGGAAAVLERGYVLTVDYGFPAAELYGPARRGGTLRCHHRHRVCDDPYVRVGEQDITAHVDFTALSLYGRRAGLEVEGFTTQHYFLLALGILEELEEVGGGPGEIEKIRRNQAVKGLLMPGGMGSVFKVLVQRKGGAAGKGPLRGFSMRDMSSALHL, from the coding sequence GTGACGGACCTTGGACGGCCCGGCGTGGTCGCCGAGTTGCGCCGCCGCATCGGCCGGGGCGGTCCCGTCACATTCGCCGAGTTCATGGAGGTGGCCCTGTACTGGCCCGACGGCGGGTACTACATGGCCGGCGAGCCCTGGGGCCGCGGCGGCGACTACGTGACGAGCCTCGACGCCGGAGAGGTCTTCGCCGCCGCGGTGACGGTCCAGCTCTTCGAGATGTGGCGCAGGCTCGGCTCGCCGGGGCGGTTCACGCTCGTCGAGGCCGGTGCGGGCCGCGGGCGTTTCGGCCTCGGCGTGGCCCGTTGCGCCGAGAGCCGCTACAGGGACTTCCACGACGCCCTCCATGTCCGCCTCGTCGACAGGCGTTACGGCGGCGGCCTGGGGCCGGAGATGGACGGAGCGCAGGCGGGGGATGGGGGTGAGGGGCCCGGCGCAAAGGTGAGCCTCCATGAAGGGCTCGATGGTCTCGGGACCGTGGAGGCCGGCTGCCTCATCTCCAACGAGCTCGTCGACGCCCTGCCCGTGCACCGTGTCGTCGGCTCCGAGGATGGGCTGCGCGAGATATACGTCGATTACCGCCAGGGGCGCGGGTTCTTCGAGGTCGCTGGCCCTCCGAGCACGCCGGAGCTTGCGGACTTTCTCTCCACCGTCGGCGCTGGAGCGCTGCCGCCGGGATGGAGGGCCGAGGTGGGGCTCGAGGCCGCGCGCTGGATAGGCGGGGCGGCGGCCGTGCTGGAGCGCGGCTACGTGCTGACCGTCGACTACGGCTTCCCGGCGGCCGAGCTATACGGTCCCGCCCGCCGCGGCGGCACGCTGCGCTGCCACCACCGCCACCGGGTCTGCGACGACCCCTACGTGCGCGTGGGCGAGCAGGACATTACGGCCCACGTGGACTTCACGGCCCTCTCCCTTTACGGCCGGAGGGCGGGCCTCGAGGTCGAGGGCTTTACGACCCAGCACTACTTTCTCCTGGCCCTGGGCATCCTCGAGGAGCTCGAGGAGGTGGGCGGCGGACCGGGCGAGATAGAGAAGATACGCCGCAACCAGGCCGTAAAGGGGCTGCTCATGCCCGGCGGCATGGGCTCGGTCTTCAAGGTCCTCGTTCAGCGAAAGGGCGGAGCCGCAGGCAAGGGGCCGCTTCGCGGCTTTTCCATGCGCGACATGTCGTCCGCGCTCCATCTATAA